The nucleotide window CTTTCACATATAACTTCCTCAATGTGTTCAAATGTTATTTCTTCTTCATCAACTGGAGGAAGTACAATTAATGTTGCGAGTAAATTATCTTGTGAAATACTTAATTGTATGCTATCCTTCATTTACATCCCCTCCAAATTTTATCTTAGACATACGAAAATAAATAACTTGCATATCTGTTTAATGCTTCTTAAACTGTTATGTTACTGTATATTAACTCCATTCAGTTCAATAGGCTATTACTGAATTTTCCTAGTACATCAACGTTTCTATATATAATGTCATATTAATTGCGAATAAAAGCTAATTTACCACGTAATCGAGATAAAGCCTTTGAGTGTAACTGAGAAATACGGGATTCTGATACGCCAAGTATAAGACTAATTTCTTTTAAAGTCAATTCTTCATAATAATAGAGTGTAATAACAATTTGCTCTTTTTCAGGTAAAAGATCAATCATATCACCAAGTATATGAATCGTTTCATTTTTTTCCATGACTTTTTCTGGTTGATATTCTGAATTATCTTTTAAATTAAAGTGATTACCATTATGCTGCTCAACATAATCCTCTAAGGATACAAGATTGGATATATTGGTATCGGAAACTAATTTATTGAATTCTTTCATATTCATATTGAGTTGGGCTGCAACTTCTACATCTGTGGCTGGTCGGCCAAGTTCTATTTCAAGAGATGTATATGCTTTTTCTAGATCTTTTTGCTTCTGTCTCAAGGATCGGGGTACCCAATCAATCTTTCTTATATTGTCTAAAATAGCACCTCTTATACGAAGTGAAGCATATGTCTCAAATTTAACACCCTTGTTTAAATCATACTTATCCAATGCGTCAATAAGTCCAAAATAACCGTATCCAAGTAAGTCATCATATTCAACATTGTTACCAAGATAAATATTAAGTCGGCCAGCTACATACTTAACTAATGATACGTATTCCTCTATAAGCTTTTCTTTACTATCGCTACTATGAGTTTTTTTATACTCAATCCATATTTTCTCAATATTTTTATCTGGCATAGCTGCCCCCAATACTAGAAGTTATTTATTCTTCACCTTCTAAATTTTGTGGTGTAGTTTCTAACTCTTCTGTTTCATCGATCATTGCTTCATCTAAATCATCAACCACTTCTTGATCATTTACATTCTTCATTATATTGAACAACATCTTTCGTACAAATAAACCTATAAAATAAAAGCTTAATATAGCCAACACAATCTTAGTAAAGAAAGTTATGACATCATCTTTAACGGCAATACTTACAATTCCAATAAGTATACCAGCAACTAATGCTAATATATGATGAATATATCTTATCATTATATATCTCCTTAAATGGTCTTTATCCCCTTACCGATACTTTTAACAATGAGATCTCCATTTTCTGTATTAAGCTCTATGGTCCGCCCATAGTTTTCCCCTGTATCTTCTGCGACAATAGTTATCCCTAACTCAGCTAAGTTTGCTTTTGCTGCTTGAGCATTTCTGTATCCTATTTTCATTAAATCACTGCTTGTGTCGAATTTGAACATTTGGGCACCACCTGCTAGTTTAGCCCTGATTCTGTTCTTATTTGCTCCAAGTCTAATCATGTCATCAAGTAGTTTTTTGGATCCAGTGTCAACAAATTTGGCGATATTTTGGTTATTATTGATGAGTTTACTATCCGGCAACATAGCATGTGCTAACCCGCCTATTTTAGTAATAGGGTCATACAGTACTATTCCAACACAAGAACCCAGTCCAAGTGTTGTCAAACGGTCTGGGTATTTACATGTTTTTAAGTCTGCCATTCCTACTTTAATTACAGTACTCACGTTATATGACCCCTAAAGAACCTAACACAATATTAATGGAGTCTATGTCAGGCACAAAGAGAAAATAACCTTGTACTTTATCAACTTCATCACCAAAATCTGTTTGTATTAATAATACTGTATCACCAATTTTACCAAATTCTATCGCTGGAACACTTAGTATGGCTGCTGCCATGTCCATAGCCAAATAAGGAACTGATGCAATCATTTTCTTATTTGTAAGCTGCGCTAAAGAGTTTAAATAAGCCCCCGCAATAATGTTCCCTATCTCCTGTAATGCAGAAATCTGCATTTCACTAAGTTTATCATCTGTTGATTCCATTCCCATTAGCAGATTAACAAGTCGTGTAGCATCTGCTATGTCTAATACAAACATCATGATGCCATTAACATCACCAGTGACATTTAATAAGACGGCAGCAACTTGCCTCTCTTCACCACCTAAGACATTAGCTACATCTTTAAAGTCTAAAATATTGACTTTAGGAGTGGCCATGTCTACTTTTTGATTAATCAAACTGGATAAAGCCGTTACAGCATTACCTGCACCAATATTACCCAATTCCTTTAGAACATCAATCTGCATATTATTTAAGTCGTCATAAGTATATTGCTCCATCGAAATCTCCCCGCATTTTTAGATTTTAATTATTGTCCACTAAACCACTAACATTTAAAATGACAACAATATCACCGTCTACTTTTCCAAGGGCTTTTATGTACTCTGAATTGATTTTACTTGAGAATTCATGAACATTTTCCATATCAGAAGTGTCTAAATCCATAACCTCTTTAACTTCATCAACAATTAAACCCATAACATTTTTCTTCGTCTTCACTATGATAATACGTGTATCATTGGTATAGTCATCTACACCCATATTAAGCTTATCACGAAGACTCATCACAGGTATAATATCGCCTCTTAAGTTGATTACCCCCTTAATAAAGGTAGGCGCTTGAGGTACACGAGTTATCCGTGATAATCGCTCAATAACTTGTACTTGCTGTATATCTACACCATATATTTCTTGGTCTAATCTTACTATGACATATTGTTTTTGTTCCATAAAACTCCCTCCAACTATACAAGTGAATTAATATCAAGAATTAATGCAACCTCACCATCACCTAAAATTGTTGCCCCAGCGATTAATTTAATGTTGCTTAGGTATTTACCAAGAGACTTAATAACAATCTCTTGCTGACCAATTAAGTCATCCACAACAAAGCCTGCAAGTTTTTCACCCTTTTTAACAATAACAACTGTAATTGCATCTTGATCTTCTTGATCCTTCTTCACATGTAAGATTTCATCTAATCGAATAATTGGTATAACCTTGTTTCTTAAAATAATAACTTCATTATTTTGGACCATTTTAATGTCCTTAGAATCAATTTTTTCTATTGTTTGGATAGTATTTAATGGAACTGCATATTTCTCTAATCCAATGTTCACCATTAAAGCTTGAATAATCGCTAAAGTTAATGGTAAACGAATCGTGAAGGTACTTCCTTTACCTGGTTCTGTATCAACTTCAATGCTTCCTCCTAAAGCTTGGATTTTAGTCTTAACCACATCTAAACCAACGCCTCTACCAGAAACATCTGTAACTTCCTTCGCTGTACTGAAACTAGGCATGAATAAGAAGTCCATAATTTGTTCTTTCTTAAGATTTTCTACTTCAGTCGAACTGATAAGCCCATTATTGATAGCTTTCTCTTTAATCTTATCTAAATTAATGCCTTTACCATCATCTTTTACTTCAATAAGCACGTTATTACCATCTTGGAAAGCTCGAAGTTTCATATGACCTTCTTTGTTTTTACCTTTGGCTACCCTTTCCCCAGGGGTCTCTAGACCATGATCGGCTGCATTTCTTAAAAGATGTAATAGCGGATCTCCTATTTCATCAATAACAGTTCGGTCAAGCTCTGTTTCTTTACCAGACATCTCAAGCTTAATTTCTTTGTTGAGTTTTTTGGATAGGTCTCGAACCATTCTCGGGAAACGGTTGAAGACTTGCTCAACTGGTACCATTCGAACTTTCATTACTGCATCATGAAGATTAGTAGTAATTCTTTCAAGATATTCTACAGATTCATTAAAACTACTGTTTTGCTTTAATCCATCTATGTTCTCGAGAGAGTTCTTAATGATAATAAGCTCGCTGGCTAAATTCATTAAGATGTCCAAGCGTTCGATATCAACACGAACAGTTTTTGCTGTTTTAGGCTTCTCTTTCTTTTCTTTTACAGTTTTCTCTTCTTTTGTAGCTTGTTTATCAACTACCTTCTCAACAACTTCTTCTTTAATCTCCGCTTCATCAATTAAAACTTTTTCTATTTCAGATAGATTTTCTACGACACTGAGTACTTTCTCTTTAGATTCTTTAGTTAATACAAAGAGGGAAATATCTAAATCGAACTTTTCATCTTCAATATCCTGAACTTCAGGTATTGTCTTAACAATCTCGCCGATCTCTTCTAATGCCTTAAAAAGAACAAATGCTCTTGCAGACTTTAAAACACACTTTGGTGATATATACACAGTTAACCCAAAGAAATTGAAGTTTTGAGATTTAGCTTGTACAACAGTTCCCCTTACATAATTATCAAAATTAACTTGGGTAAACTTCTTTTCATACTCATTTTCTTCATCTTCCAATGTTTGTACTTCTTCCACTACTGGCTCAGCAACCACCTCTACAGCTGCAGCAGCCTCATATGTACCTTCAAGTATTTCATTAAGTATACGTATAAGATCATTATGCTCTTCAGCACCTTCAGAACCTGTTGAAGCAATCTCCTCATTATACCCTTCTAAAGCATCAAGGGACTTAAATAAAACATCAATTAATACCGTTGTAACTTTAAAACTACCATTTCTTATTTCTGATAAGACATTCTCCATATCATGAGTTAATTTTTGCATTTTTGTAAAACCCATGGTTCCCGCCATACCTTTGATGGTATGTGCAATTCTAAAGATTTCATTAATTAAGTTTTCATCTTCTGGATTGTTTTCAAGTTCAAGAATACTCTCATTGAGATTCTGTAAATGCTCTTTAGCTTCCTCAATAAAAATATCTAAATATTGTTCCATATCCATTATATCACCCCAATTTTATCATTAAGTATATGGCTAATATTCTTTAAATCAGTTACTTCATTAGCAAGGCCAAGATCTATAGCAGCCTTTGGCATCCCAAAAACTACACAGGAATCTTTATCTTGCGCTATAACATAACTCTTTAACTTTGTTGTTAATTCCTTTAGACCTAAACTGCCATCGGCTCCCATTCCAGTCATAATAACATCAATAGTATGATGCTTAAATTCATTGGCAACAGAAGTCATCATAACATCACATGAAGGTTTATGACCTCTTACTTTTTCAGAGTCGTCTAGCAATATCTTATACTTATAAGTACTCATACGTTTAATGACCATATGCTTATCCCCAGGTGCGATATAAGCAACACCTTTTTTCAGTATCTCACCATCTTCTGCTTCTTTCACATGTATTTCACTCATAGTATCTAATCGTGAAGCTAATGAGGCTGTGAAACCTTTTGGCATATGTTGTACAATAAGTATTGGTGCATTAAATCCTTTATTAATATGACTAATAACTGTTTGTAAGGCTTTCGGTCCACCTGTTGAAGTCCCAATTGTGACTAATTGATCAATGTGATCACTAAAAACACTCATATCAAGGTTTTTATCTTGCTTAACTTGTATAGGTTTAGCTTGTATTTTAAATTGTGATTTTGCAATCTTCCATGAAGGAATATTAGCAGCTGTCACAACCTTAGATATCAAATCATTTTTAATTTCCTCTGAATTAATACTAAATATATTTTCTGGTTTTGTAATAAAGTCAACTGCTCCTAAACTTAAGGCTTCTAAGGTTTCTTTTGCTCCCTCAGTAGTTATTGAACTGATCATAATTGCAGGGATTTTATCAGTCTTGTATAATTCCTTCAACATTTCAATCCCATTCATTTTGGGCATTTCCACATCAACTGTAATAACATCAGGTTTATTATTCTTAATCACTTCAATAGCTTCAAGCCCATTAGAAGCTTTACCGATGACATCACATCTTCCGTCTGACATGATGAGATCGGAGAGAATCTTTCTCATAAATGCTGAGTCGTCAACAACAACTACTTTTATCTTTTCTGTCATGTTATCTCTCCTTATTTGCCCTTCTGTTTAACTTGTTGTTCGAAAACATACCGAATGATTTGCTCACGATGTCTAGGTGAAATATTAATAATTTTTACTCGATTCACATATCGTTTACTGGCATCATACAAGGATTCAGAATCAATAACTGTCCCCTCTACAAACACTTCTACTAACTCATCTCTTATTTCTAATTCCATTTGTAACTTAATTGTTGTACCTTTTTCATATTGATTCTTTGTTAAGAATTTAAAGCCACCACCACTTATATTTACAATAACCGCCTCTTCAGGTAAGTCATTGATGAGTTCTTTTTTAGGTCCCTCAATAATATAGTCTGTGATTTTTATGGGTACTAGGCAATCTATCCTGAAATAATTCCTTCGCTGAATCTTTCGCATATCATCAACATCTATTTTAATATGAAGTAAAAATAAGTTCCCTTCCCTGCTTCTTTTAACAATTTCAGGGTTTGTTCGATAAATGGCTTGATCTGTATATATGTCAAAGGTATATCCCTTCCCTACAGAAAGTGGTAGAACACGACCAAGCTTTATTGGGGCTGATATTAAAATTTCCTCACCCTTAATTTCTTCTACTTGACTAAGATAATAAGTTTCACCCTTTTTATGAACAGGGTATATTTTAACTTTATCACCGGGTTGAAAAATATTTTCTAGCATGATGACCTCCATTAAATTCTAATACCAAGAATGCTCTTAACTATGGATTTAATTGATTTCTGTTCTTGATTAGTTTCTGCTGTTTCGATTAATTCTGTTGCAATGTCATGAATTGATTTTGAAGCTTTACTATTTGGAGCTGCTATAGTCACTGGAGATTGTTGCTTCACAGAGCTTCTTAAATGCTTGTCAAATGGAATATATCCTAAAGGATTTATTCGAATATCAAGAAATCTAGTAATAGCTGTATTGAGTCTTAAAAAGACTTCTTCAGACTCTTTGTGATGATCCACCATATTAGTTATAAGATGTAACTTCATTTTTTTTTCATTATAAACTTTTTCAGCGATTAAAGATTTTATTAGAGAATAGGCATCAGTAATGGCTGTAGGATCAGGCGTCGTTACAACAACAATATCATCAGATATACTCATAAAACGAAGTGCTGTATTTTGCAAGCCTGCTCCAGTATCAATTATTAAAACATCTGCATTCTCAGCTAGCTGATTAAAACCACTTATCAAATTTTCATATTCTTTATCTTGAACGTTTTGAAGTTTATGAACATCGTATGCACCTGATATAAATTGAACTCCTTCTGGTCCTGATGTTAATACTTCTGTAATTGGCATATTCTTTTTAATCAAATCTATAAAACTATTACGAGCAACAGTGTTGAGGATAACATCAATATTAGCGAAACCAAAGTCCGCATCTAAAATAACTGTTCTTTTCCCCATACGCTGAAGGCTTATAGCTAGATTTGCTACAAAATTAGATTTACCTACACCACCTTTGCCACTGGTAACAGTAATGATTTTCATGTTGTTGTTTACCCTAGTTGTCTTATTTTCTTTCATCATTTGACGTAACCGAGTAGCTTGATCAAGCACCAAAATCGCCTCCTAATAAAAGCTTTGCAATGTGATGGGGATCGACTACTTCTATATCATCAGGTACATTTTGGCCTGTTGTAATGTAAGATAGTTTGACACCATACTTACTCTTAATATTTAAAATACTACCTATTCCATTCGTTTCATCCAATTTGGAAAAGATAATTTTTATGTTACCAAAATAACTGTAGCGTTCCACAATGTCTATCATATCTTCATACTTAGTTGTTAAACTAATAACTAAATATATCTCCATTTCACTTAATGTATTAATCATTTTAATTGTATCATTAAATTGATCCTCATTCTTCTGAGAAGCTCCAGCAGTATCGATTAATACAATATCTTTATCATTAAAATGTTGAATAGATTCGCGTAAGTCAGTACTAGAATACGCTACTTCAACAGGGAGGTTTAGTATTTTTGAATAAGTTTTTAATTGCTCAACTGCCGCTATTCGATAGGTATCTGTTGTGATCAATCCTATTGTTTTATTTTGATTAATTAGAAGCTCAGCAGCTACTTTAGCAATGGTTGTTGTTTTCCCAACACCAGTTGTCCCTACAAAGATAATAACCTTCTGATCTGAAGAGGGTTTGATTATTTCAGGCTCATCTAGCAATTTAATGATTCTTTTATAAATTGTTGTTACAACATCATTCATATCTCGTGACTCAATGCCTTTAATTAACATTAAAGCTAAATCATCATCAACATTTTTTTCTTTGAGGTGATTGTAAATTAATTCTACGACCTCATTTTTATATTTTATATTATTATCGTCATTTTTTAAGGATTTCTCCACCTGAATTAGCTTTTCACTCATAATATTTTCTAATCTGTCTAATTTCTTTTCCAAATTTGTAAAATTTTCTGATTGCATAGGTATATTGTCATCTGTATTCTTATCCTGTTCCTCTACAGCAGCTAGAACTTCGACTGAAGATTTGACAAAAAAACGCTTAAAGCCCTTTGGTTC belongs to Vallitalea okinawensis and includes:
- a CDS encoding flagellar brake protein, which encodes MLENIFQPGDKVKIYPVHKKGETYYLSQVEEIKGEEILISAPIKLGRVLPLSVGKGYTFDIYTDQAIYRTNPEIVKRSREGNLFLLHIKIDVDDMRKIQRRNYFRIDCLVPIKITDYIIEGPKKELINDLPEEAVIVNISGGGFKFLTKNQYEKGTTIKLQMELEIRDELVEVFVEGTVIDSESLYDASKRYVNRVKIINISPRHREQIIRYVFEQQVKQKGK
- a CDS encoding chemotaxis protein CheD translates to MSTVIKVGMADLKTCKYPDRLTTLGLGSCVGIVLYDPITKIGGLAHAMLPDSKLINNNQNIAKFVDTGSKKLLDDMIRLGANKNRIRAKLAGGAQMFKFDTSSDLMKIGYRNAQAAKANLAELGITIVAEDTGENYGRTIELNTENGDLIVKSIGKGIKTI
- a CDS encoding MinD/ParA family protein, yielding MLDQATRLRQMMKENKTTRVNNNMKIITVTSGKGGVGKSNFVANLAISLQRMGKRTVILDADFGFANIDVILNTVARNSFIDLIKKNMPITEVLTSGPEGVQFISGAYDVHKLQNVQDKEYENLISGFNQLAENADVLIIDTGAGLQNTALRFMSISDDIVVVTTPDPTAITDAYSLIKSLIAEKVYNEKKMKLHLITNMVDHHKESEEVFLRLNTAITRFLDIRINPLGYIPFDKHLRSSVKQQSPVTIAAPNSKASKSIHDIATELIETAETNQEQKSIKSIVKSILGIRI
- a CDS encoding chemotaxis protein CheA, whose translation is MDMEQYLDIFIEEAKEHLQNLNESILELENNPEDENLINEIFRIAHTIKGMAGTMGFTKMQKLTHDMENVLSEIRNGSFKVTTVLIDVLFKSLDALEGYNEEIASTGSEGAEEHNDLIRILNEILEGTYEAAAAVEVVAEPVVEEVQTLEDEENEYEKKFTQVNFDNYVRGTVVQAKSQNFNFFGLTVYISPKCVLKSARAFVLFKALEEIGEIVKTIPEVQDIEDEKFDLDISLFVLTKESKEKVLSVVENLSEIEKVLIDEAEIKEEVVEKVVDKQATKEEKTVKEKKEKPKTAKTVRVDIERLDILMNLASELIIIKNSLENIDGLKQNSSFNESVEYLERITTNLHDAVMKVRMVPVEQVFNRFPRMVRDLSKKLNKEIKLEMSGKETELDRTVIDEIGDPLLHLLRNAADHGLETPGERVAKGKNKEGHMKLRAFQDGNNVLIEVKDDGKGINLDKIKEKAINNGLISSTEVENLKKEQIMDFLFMPSFSTAKEVTDVSGRGVGLDVVKTKIQALGGSIEVDTEPGKGSTFTIRLPLTLAIIQALMVNIGLEKYAVPLNTIQTIEKIDSKDIKMVQNNEVIILRNKVIPIIRLDEILHVKKDQEDQDAITVVIVKKGEKLAGFVVDDLIGQQEIVIKSLGKYLSNIKLIAGATILGDGEVALILDINSLV
- the flhF gene encoding flagellar biosynthesis protein FlhF produces the protein MNIKKYTASTEKQAIEQVKLDLGLDAVILNIKKIEPKGFKRFFVKSSVEVLAAVEEQDKNTDDNIPMQSENFTNLEKKLDRLENIMSEKLIQVEKSLKNDDNNIKYKNEVVELIYNHLKEKNVDDDLALMLIKGIESRDMNDVVTTIYKRIIKLLDEPEIIKPSSDQKVIIFVGTTGVGKTTTIAKVAAELLINQNKTIGLITTDTYRIAAVEQLKTYSKILNLPVEVAYSSTDLRESIQHFNDKDIVLIDTAGASQKNEDQFNDTIKMINTLSEMEIYLVISLTTKYEDMIDIVERYSYFGNIKIIFSKLDETNGIGSILNIKSKYGVKLSYITTGQNVPDDIEVVDPHHIAKLLLGGDFGA
- a CDS encoding chemotaxis protein CheW — its product is MEQKQYVIVRLDQEIYGVDIQQVQVIERLSRITRVPQAPTFIKGVINLRGDIIPVMSLRDKLNMGVDDYTNDTRIIIVKTKKNVMGLIVDEVKEVMDLDTSDMENVHEFSSKINSEYIKALGKVDGDIVVILNVSGLVDNN
- a CDS encoding chemotaxis protein CheC, whose translation is MEQYTYDDLNNMQIDVLKELGNIGAGNAVTALSSLINQKVDMATPKVNILDFKDVANVLGGEERQVAAVLLNVTGDVNGIMMFVLDIADATRLVNLLMGMESTDDKLSEMQISALQEIGNIIAGAYLNSLAQLTNKKMIASVPYLAMDMAAAILSVPAIEFGKIGDTVLLIQTDFGDEVDKVQGYFLFVPDIDSINIVLGSLGVI
- a CDS encoding FliA/WhiG family RNA polymerase sigma factor, which translates into the protein MPDKNIEKIWIEYKKTHSSDSKEKLIEEYVSLVKYVAGRLNIYLGNNVEYDDLLGYGYFGLIDALDKYDLNKGVKFETYASLRIRGAILDNIRKIDWVPRSLRQKQKDLEKAYTSLEIELGRPATDVEVAAQLNMNMKEFNKLVSDTNISNLVSLEDYVEQHNGNHFNLKDNSEYQPEKVMEKNETIHILGDMIDLLPEKEQIVITLYYYEELTLKEISLILGVSESRISQLHSKALSRLRGKLAFIRN
- a CDS encoding protein-glutamate methylesterase/protein-glutamine glutaminase, translating into MTEKIKVVVVDDSAFMRKILSDLIMSDGRCDVIGKASNGLEAIEVIKNNKPDVITVDVEMPKMNGIEMLKELYKTDKIPAIMISSITTEGAKETLEALSLGAVDFITKPENIFSINSEEIKNDLISKVVTAANIPSWKIAKSQFKIQAKPIQVKQDKNLDMSVFSDHIDQLVTIGTSTGGPKALQTVISHINKGFNAPILIVQHMPKGFTASLASRLDTMSEIHVKEAEDGEILKKGVAYIAPGDKHMVIKRMSTYKYKILLDDSEKVRGHKPSCDVMMTSVANEFKHHTIDVIMTGMGADGSLGLKELTTKLKSYVIAQDKDSCVVFGMPKAAIDLGLANEVTDLKNISHILNDKIGVI